Proteins found in one Pyrus communis chromosome 15, drPyrComm1.1, whole genome shotgun sequence genomic segment:
- the LOC137718361 gene encoding uncharacterized protein, with the protein MTVFHFFNCAILTFGPHAVYYSATPLSEYDTLGTSIKAALVYLGTALVKLVCLATFLNVSDSESFDPYQELLKALIGFIDVAGLYFALTQLTHRNISQNHKFQAVGLGWAFADSVLHRLAPLWLGARGLEFTWDYVLQGLEANANLVLSISLAAFGSLIWLRKNKPRTLVPLIYICAGLVATMPSITSYLSRGWGWHFLDVVVFELGTSLVMALISWWLVAQCQRPSA; encoded by the exons ATGACGGTGTTTCACTTCTTCAACTGCGCAATTCTGACGTTCGGCCCTCACGCCGTCTACTACTCCGCCACTCCGCT ATCGGAGTACGATACGCTCGGGACTTCCATCAAAGCAGCTCTGGTTTATCTCGGCACAGCTTTAGTGAAG CTGGTTTGTTTGGCAACTTTTCTGAACGTATCTGACAGTGAGAGCTTCGATCCGTATCAG GAATTGTTGAAAGCTCTGATCGGATTTATAGACGTTGCTGGACTTTACTTCGCATTGACCCAGTTGACACACAGGAATATCTCTCAGAATCATAAATTTCAAGCAGTGGGACTTG GATGGGCTTTTGCTGATTCTGTTCTCCATAGACTGGCACCGCTGTGGTTGGGCGCTAGAGGACTAGAATTCACTTGGGATTATGTTCTCCAAGGCCTTGAAGCAAATGCCAATCTG GTCTTGAGTATATCTCTTGCCGCATTTGGATCTTTGATATGGCTTCGGAAAAACAAGCCTAGGACGTTGGTTCCTTTGATATACATATGTGCAGGATTGGTGGCAACCATGCCATCTATCACAAG CTATCTGTCGCGAGGCTGGGGTTGGCACTTCCTGGACGTGGTAGTGTTTGAACTTGGTACCTCTCTAGTGATGGCTCTCATCAGTTGGTGGCTTGTTGCTCAATGTCAGAGACCCTCTGCCTGA